In one Desulfoferula mesophila genomic region, the following are encoded:
- a CDS encoding CoB--CoM heterodisulfide reductase iron-sulfur subunit A family protein, with protein sequence METQTEEHGSIPSGDNYGDVMVLGGGISGIQASLDLATAGYKVYLVENGPAIGGHMAQLDKTYPTNDCSMUILSPKLVEVGRHPNIEVLSYTELNSVEGDVGDFQITLTRKPRYIIEDRCTGCTTCVEYCPVEYPDKFNQEISDNKAVHIYFAQAIPLIAYIDESCIYLKEKKCRICEAVCQADAIDFRQKPEKMDIKVGAIVLATGYETYDPSLKKEYGYGELTNVVTSMGFERLLCATGPYEGEILRGSDLKHPHKIAWIQCVGSRRVTPGDNSYCSAVCCSYTQKQVILAKDHDAGAQCTVFHNDIRAYGKDFERYYQRTSELSDVRFIRSYTTVSREDPETKNVFVRYSTPDEGVKEEEFDMVVLSVGLNPPADHKKLSEQLGIELTDHGFCQAATTNPIETTRRGVYVCGAFQGPMDIPESVFTASGAGTQVGELLDYRRGGLTRERVYPAEKDVSGEKPKIGVFVCHCGSNIGRVVDVPNTVEYALSLPNVVYAQEQLFSCATNSAKQITDTIKEKGLNRVVVAACSPRTLEPLFRDTLREAGLNQYYYDMANIREHCSWVHSKEQEESTRKAQDIIRMSVARAGHLKPLQEIDLPVNKAALVVGGGLAGMTCALSIANQGHEVHLVEKEPDLGGMARRLHHTLDGLDVQAYLDDLVRRVYRHPAIHVYANAQITEATGYVGNFVTKLKSDRGTSEIKHGAAVVATGVDVYKPTEYLYGQDERVLTHLELEERIALGDEAVTGAQTLVMIQCVGCRNEERNYCSRVCCSESIKNALKLKEINPEMDIYILFRDIRTYGMLEDYYREASAKDIKFIRYEPENPPQVEATEEEGRPVLQVSLPDYILGQELAIGADIVTLAAAVVAREDNKDISQLFKVSLGPDNFFKEAHVKLRPVDFATDGVYLCGTAHYPKHIPEAINQAYGAAGRAVTLLSNDIVTVSGSVCEVQEDRCMGCGACAQACTYGAIEFRKTKKGQKAVVNPVICKGDGLCNAKCPTGAIYLKHFTDDELMSQIDAMTAA encoded by the coding sequence ATGGAAACGCAAACCGAAGAGCATGGCAGCATCCCCAGCGGGGACAATTACGGCGACGTAATGGTCCTGGGCGGCGGGATCAGCGGGATCCAGGCTTCCCTGGATCTGGCCACGGCCGGTTACAAGGTCTATTTGGTCGAGAACGGACCAGCCATTGGTGGGCATATGGCGCAGTTGGACAAGACGTACCCCACCAATGACTGCTCCATGTGAATACTCTCGCCCAAACTGGTCGAGGTCGGCCGGCATCCAAATATCGAGGTCCTGTCCTACACTGAACTAAACAGTGTGGAAGGCGACGTGGGCGATTTCCAGATAACCCTTACCCGGAAGCCCCGCTATATCATCGAGGACCGCTGCACGGGTTGTACCACGTGTGTGGAGTACTGCCCCGTTGAGTATCCCGACAAATTCAATCAGGAAATATCGGACAACAAAGCTGTTCACATATATTTCGCCCAGGCCATACCGCTGATCGCCTACATCGACGAGAGCTGCATTTACCTCAAGGAAAAGAAATGCCGCATCTGCGAGGCCGTCTGCCAGGCCGATGCCATCGATTTCCGGCAAAAGCCCGAAAAGATGGATATCAAGGTGGGGGCCATCGTGCTGGCCACCGGCTACGAAACCTATGACCCCAGCCTGAAAAAAGAATACGGCTACGGTGAGCTGACCAACGTGGTCACCAGCATGGGTTTCGAGCGCCTGCTGTGCGCCACCGGCCCTTACGAGGGCGAGATCCTGCGGGGCTCGGACCTCAAGCACCCCCACAAGATCGCCTGGATTCAATGCGTGGGCTCGCGGCGGGTTACCCCGGGCGACAACAGCTACTGCTCGGCGGTGTGCTGCTCCTACACCCAAAAACAGGTGATCCTGGCCAAGGACCACGACGCCGGGGCTCAGTGCACGGTGTTCCACAACGATATCCGCGCCTATGGCAAGGATTTCGAGCGTTACTACCAGCGCACCTCGGAGCTCTCCGACGTGCGCTTCATCCGTTCCTACACCACCGTGTCGCGCGAAGACCCGGAGACCAAGAACGTCTTCGTGCGCTACTCCACCCCCGACGAAGGGGTTAAGGAAGAAGAGTTCGACATGGTGGTGTTGTCGGTGGGGCTCAATCCCCCCGCCGACCACAAGAAGCTCTCCGAGCAGCTGGGCATCGAGCTGACCGACCACGGGTTCTGCCAAGCCGCCACCACCAACCCCATTGAAACCACCCGGCGCGGCGTGTATGTGTGCGGCGCCTTCCAGGGTCCCATGGACATCCCCGAGTCGGTGTTCACCGCCAGCGGGGCGGGCACCCAGGTAGGCGAGCTGTTGGACTACCGCCGGGGCGGGCTGACCAGGGAGCGGGTGTACCCGGCGGAAAAGGACGTCTCTGGAGAAAAGCCCAAGATTGGCGTGTTCGTTTGCCACTGCGGCTCCAACATCGGCCGCGTGGTGGACGTGCCCAACACGGTGGAATACGCCCTGAGCCTGCCCAACGTGGTCTATGCCCAGGAGCAGCTTTTCTCCTGCGCCACCAACTCGGCCAAGCAGATTACCGACACCATCAAGGAAAAGGGCCTCAACCGGGTGGTGGTGGCCGCCTGTTCCCCGCGCACCCTGGAGCCCCTGTTCCGCGACACCCTGCGCGAGGCGGGGCTGAACCAATACTATTACGACATGGCCAACATCCGGGAGCACTGCTCCTGGGTCCACTCCAAGGAGCAGGAGGAATCCACCCGCAAGGCCCAGGACATCATCCGCATGTCCGTGGCCCGGGCCGGGCACCTCAAGCCTTTGCAGGAGATCGACCTGCCGGTGAACAAGGCGGCCCTGGTGGTGGGCGGCGGCCTGGCCGGCATGACCTGCGCCCTTTCCATCGCCAACCAGGGCCATGAGGTCCACCTGGTGGAAAAGGAGCCGGACCTGGGAGGCATGGCCCGCCGGCTGCACCACACCCTGGACGGCTTGGACGTGCAGGCCTATTTGGACGACCTGGTGCGCCGGGTGTACCGGCATCCGGCCATCCACGTGTACGCCAACGCCCAGATCACCGAGGCTACCGGCTACGTGGGCAACTTCGTGACCAAGCTCAAGTCGGACCGGGGCACCAGCGAGATCAAGCACGGCGCCGCGGTCGTCGCCACGGGCGTGGATGTCTACAAGCCCACCGAATATCTCTACGGCCAGGACGAGCGGGTGCTGACCCACCTGGAGTTGGAAGAGCGCATCGCCCTAGGCGACGAGGCGGTTACCGGGGCCCAGACCCTGGTGATGATCCAGTGCGTGGGTTGCCGCAACGAGGAGCGTAACTACTGCTCCCGCGTGTGTTGCAGCGAGTCCATCAAGAACGCCCTGAAGCTCAAAGAGATCAACCCGGAGATGGATATCTACATCCTGTTCCGGGACATCAGGACCTACGGCATGCTGGAGGACTATTACCGCGAGGCCTCGGCCAAGGACATAAAGTTCATCCGCTACGAGCCGGAGAACCCGCCCCAGGTGGAGGCCACTGAAGAGGAAGGCCGCCCGGTGTTGCAGGTGAGCCTGCCCGACTACATCCTGGGACAAGAGCTGGCCATCGGGGCGGACATCGTCACCCTGGCCGCCGCGGTGGTGGCCAGAGAAGACAACAAGGATATATCCCAGTTGTTCAAGGTCTCCCTGGGGCCGGACAACTTCTTCAAGGAAGCCCACGTGAAGCTGCGGCCGGTGGACTTCGCCACCGACGGAGTCTACCTTTGCGGCACGGCCCACTACCCCAAGCACATCCCCGAGGCCATCAACCAGGCCTACGGCGCGGCGGGGCGGGCCGTCACCCTGCTCTCCAACGACATCGTGACTGTGTCGGGATCGGTGTGCGAGGTGCAAGAGGACCGCTGCATGGGCTGCGGGGCCTGCGCCCAGGCCTGCACCTATGGGGCCATAGAGTTTCGCAAGACCAAGAAGGGACAAAAGGCGGTGGTCAACCCGGTGATCTGCAAGGGCGACGGCCTGTGCAACGCCAAGTGCCCCACCGGAGCCATCTATTTGAAGCACTTCACCGACGACGAGTTGATGAGCCAGATCGATGCCATGACCGCCGCCTGA